The Tachypleus tridentatus isolate NWPU-2018 chromosome 5, ASM421037v1, whole genome shotgun sequence genome includes a window with the following:
- the LOC143250671 gene encoding phosphatidylinositol-binding clathrin assembly protein-like isoform X4, translating to MNTEGLLKTLPVLQNHLDSLLEFDCSSSDLTNGVINSCFILLFRDLIRLFACYNDGIINLLEKFFDMNKKYCREALDVYKKFLIRMDHVAEFLKVAENVGIDKGDIPDLTKAPGSLLEALEQHLEALEGKKGAPSLSATASRGTSNLKSAVSALSSTSDAFGTVGGTDTEINGLKPEAIKKALEEEAAFMNQLKKGASGMSDSTRLMSVERRMQELEKRGSDGGDDKNVLNKMTTQYSEQTTMSKNQDTIDFLSTEPPNIKGITTDSVIKASDDLLSLNGNPFAENITGGTNQKENQQAAFTTFGTNSVAYTTSISPGNFIPEASFATAFGNASVASSGFDAFGDVLQPQQSTVTNVAKVTTVSKTSQSGIMKGDLDSSIASLAQSLDISGLGPQIKKQGGHQWSSPMNESKSVTGASWTQPTLSTGVPMGWVSPHHIYQQSMTTPASHWGTAGFMPGHYSQQTTGPSIITPHTYMLAGMRGPMAPLGMGMSFGAPLPLHQSPMRMYAGMQPVSSHTSKSQTTASTVNDPFDAL from the exons ATGAACACGGAAGGG TTACTGAAGACTCTACCAGTTCTTCAAAATCATCTGGACTCTCTTCTAGAATTTGAT TGTAGCTCCAGTGATCTAACCAATGGAGTGATAAATTCATGTTTCATACTTCTTTTTCGAGATCTAATTAGGCTTTTTGCATGTTACAATGATGGAATTATTAACCTTTTAG AAAAGTTTTTTGAcatgaacaaaaaatattgtcGAGAAGCATTGGATGTTTACAAAAAGTTCCTTATTCGAATGGATCATGTAGCAGAATTTCTTAAGGTTGCAGAA AATGTTGGAATAGACAAAGGTGATATACCAGACCTTACTAAG GCACCAGGTAGTCTACTTGAAGCTCTAGAACAACATTTAGAAGCACTTGAGGGAAAGAAAGGTGCACCTTCTCTATCTGCTACAGCATCCAG AGGAACTAGCAATTTGAAGAGTGCTGTGTCTGCTCTCTCTTCAACAAGCGATGCCTTTGGAACTGTGGGTGGTACAGATACAGAAATTAATGGCTTAAAACCAGAAGCCATTAAAAAAGCATTGGAAGAGGAAGCTGCCTTCATGAATCAACTCAAA AAAGGGGCATCGGGTATGTCGGACTCCACAAGATTGATGTCAGTG GAAAGAAGAATGCAAGAATTGGAGAAGCGTGGAAGTGACGGTGGTGATGATAAAAATGTCTTGAACAAAATGACTACTCAGTATAGTGAACAAACCACAATGTCCAAAAATCAAGACACTATTGATTTTTTATCAACAGAGCCTCCAAATATAAAAGGGATAACAACAGATAGTGTCATTAAGGCTAGTGATGATCTTCTTTCTCTTAATGGTAACCCTTTTGCAGAAAATATTACAGGTGGTACTAATCAAAAGGAGAATCAACAGGCAGCATTTACCACTTTTGGAACAAATA GTGTTGCATACACTACATCAATATCTCCTGGTAATTTCATTCCAGAAGCTTCTTTTGCTACAGCTTTTGGAAATGCTTCAGTTGCCTCTTCTG GATTTGATGCCTTTGGTGATGTTCTCCAGCCTCAGCAGTCAACTGTTACTAATGTAGCAAAAGTCACTACAGTAAGTAAAACCAGCCAAAGTGGTATAATGAAAGGTGATCTAGATTCAAGTATAGCCAGTCTTGCTCAGAGCCTGGATATATCTGGTTTGGGCCCACAGATAAAAAA acaAGGAGGTCATCAGTGGAGTTCCCCAATGAATGAAAGTAAATCAGTTACTGGAGCAAGCTGGACGCAACCCACGCTATCAACTGGAGTTCCTATGGGATGGGTATCACCACATCATATATATCAACAATCAATG ACAACTCCTGCAAGCCACTGGGGTACAGCAGGTTTCATGCCAGGTCATTACTCTCAACAGACTACAGGTCCAAGTATAATTACACCACATACTTATATG TTAGCAGGTATGAGAGGACCTATGGCTCCACTTGGTATGGGAATGAGTTTTGGTGCTCCTTTACCTTTACATCAGTCTCCTATGAGAATGTATGCTGGTATGCAACCTGTTTCCTCTCACACCAGTAAATCTCAAACCACTGCCTCAACAGTTAATGACCCATTTGATGCCCTGTGA
- the LOC143250671 gene encoding phosphatidylinositol-binding clathrin assembly protein-like isoform X3, with amino-acid sequence MSTFIRRYAKYLNEKAVSYRTVAFDFCKVKRGKEDGVLRTMNTEGLLKTLPVLQNHLDSLLEFDCSSSDLTNGVINSCFILLFRDLIRLFACYNDGIINLLEKFFDMNKKYCREALDVYKKFLIRMDHVAEFLKVAENVGIDKGDIPDLTKAPGSLLEALEQHLEALEGKKGAPSLSATASRGTSNLKSAVSALSSTSDAFGTVGGTDTEINGLKPEAIKKALEEEAAFMNQLKKGASGMSDSTRLMSVERRMQELEKRGSDGGDDKNVLNKMTTQYSEQTTMSKNQDTIDFLSTEPPNIKGITTDSVIKASDDLLSLNGNPFAENITGGTNQKENQQAAFTTFGTNSVAYTTSISPGNFIPEASFATAFGNASVASSGFDAFGDVLQPQQSTVTNVAKVTTVSKTSQSGIMKGDLDSSIASLAQSLDISGLGPQIKKQGGHQWSSPMNESKSVTGASWTQPTLSTGVPMGWVSPHHIYQQSMTTPASHWGTAGFMPGHYSQQTTGPSIITPHTYMLAGMRGPMAPLGMGMSFGAPLPLHQSPMRMYAGMQPVSSHTSKSQTTASTVNDPFDAL; translated from the exons GAAGGAAGATGGTGTGCTCAGAACTATGAACACGGAAGGG TTACTGAAGACTCTACCAGTTCTTCAAAATCATCTGGACTCTCTTCTAGAATTTGAT TGTAGCTCCAGTGATCTAACCAATGGAGTGATAAATTCATGTTTCATACTTCTTTTTCGAGATCTAATTAGGCTTTTTGCATGTTACAATGATGGAATTATTAACCTTTTAG AAAAGTTTTTTGAcatgaacaaaaaatattgtcGAGAAGCATTGGATGTTTACAAAAAGTTCCTTATTCGAATGGATCATGTAGCAGAATTTCTTAAGGTTGCAGAA AATGTTGGAATAGACAAAGGTGATATACCAGACCTTACTAAG GCACCAGGTAGTCTACTTGAAGCTCTAGAACAACATTTAGAAGCACTTGAGGGAAAGAAAGGTGCACCTTCTCTATCTGCTACAGCATCCAG AGGAACTAGCAATTTGAAGAGTGCTGTGTCTGCTCTCTCTTCAACAAGCGATGCCTTTGGAACTGTGGGTGGTACAGATACAGAAATTAATGGCTTAAAACCAGAAGCCATTAAAAAAGCATTGGAAGAGGAAGCTGCCTTCATGAATCAACTCAAA AAAGGGGCATCGGGTATGTCGGACTCCACAAGATTGATGTCAGTG GAAAGAAGAATGCAAGAATTGGAGAAGCGTGGAAGTGACGGTGGTGATGATAAAAATGTCTTGAACAAAATGACTACTCAGTATAGTGAACAAACCACAATGTCCAAAAATCAAGACACTATTGATTTTTTATCAACAGAGCCTCCAAATATAAAAGGGATAACAACAGATAGTGTCATTAAGGCTAGTGATGATCTTCTTTCTCTTAATGGTAACCCTTTTGCAGAAAATATTACAGGTGGTACTAATCAAAAGGAGAATCAACAGGCAGCATTTACCACTTTTGGAACAAATA GTGTTGCATACACTACATCAATATCTCCTGGTAATTTCATTCCAGAAGCTTCTTTTGCTACAGCTTTTGGAAATGCTTCAGTTGCCTCTTCTG GATTTGATGCCTTTGGTGATGTTCTCCAGCCTCAGCAGTCAACTGTTACTAATGTAGCAAAAGTCACTACAGTAAGTAAAACCAGCCAAAGTGGTATAATGAAAGGTGATCTAGATTCAAGTATAGCCAGTCTTGCTCAGAGCCTGGATATATCTGGTTTGGGCCCACAGATAAAAAA acaAGGAGGTCATCAGTGGAGTTCCCCAATGAATGAAAGTAAATCAGTTACTGGAGCAAGCTGGACGCAACCCACGCTATCAACTGGAGTTCCTATGGGATGGGTATCACCACATCATATATATCAACAATCAATG ACAACTCCTGCAAGCCACTGGGGTACAGCAGGTTTCATGCCAGGTCATTACTCTCAACAGACTACAGGTCCAAGTATAATTACACCACATACTTATATG TTAGCAGGTATGAGAGGACCTATGGCTCCACTTGGTATGGGAATGAGTTTTGGTGCTCCTTTACCTTTACATCAGTCTCCTATGAGAATGTATGCTGGTATGCAACCTGTTTCCTCTCACACCAGTAAATCTCAAACCACTGCCTCAACAGTTAATGACCCATTTGATGCCCTGTGA